A genomic region of Trifolium pratense cultivar HEN17-A07 linkage group LG3, ARS_RC_1.1, whole genome shotgun sequence contains the following coding sequences:
- the LOC123914712 gene encoding uncharacterized protein LOC123914712, translated as MSGGGDDNEFDLKSFAAAVTQQLQALNTRMDSFQQSSRTNSRRHPSSEEDEYSDRRSNERRQRAESRRDSHVGSVKMTIPSFKGKNDPELYLEWERKIEHVFDCHNYSEEKKIKLAVVEFTDYASIWWDQLVTSRRRNGERQINTWNEMKIVMRKRFVPSHYYRDLYRKLQTLTQGSMSVEDYYKEMEIAMIKANIEEDREATMARFIAGLNKEIADVVELQYYVEMEDLLHKAIQVERQLRAKNTSKFSSSSSWKSNLQNNKFFLESKEDARDKNSSAPLKGKLETSSSSRSRDMNCYRCKGIGHYAVDCPNKRAMTLLDNGDIKSEGSNDDGVPSLEDCSDVDVAEPVSGEVLVTRRALNMQPKIGGDEEQREHIFHTRCHINDKVCSLIIDGGSCTNVASTLLVEKLSLPTLKHSNPYRLRWLNDCGDINVTKQVMISFSIGKYKDEVLCDVAPMHAGHLLLGRPWQFDRKVKHDGYKNRYTLVLNNHNIVLTPLQPAEAYADQIRISRECSDLRTNPLEEGENDTIMRTGEYNLI; from the exons ATGAGTGGAGGAGGAGATGACAATGAATTTGATCTTAAATCATTTGCGGCGGCTGTCACCCAACAACTCCAAGCTTTAAACACGAGAATGGATAGCTTTCAACAATCGAGCCGAACTAACAGTCGAAGACATCCAAGTTCAGAGGAAGATGAGTATTCCGATAGAAGAAGTAATGAAAGGAGGCAAAGAGCTGAATCAAGAAGAGATAGTCATGTGGGAAGCGTTAAGATGACGATTCCTTCATTCAAAGGTAAGAATGATCCTGAACTATATTTAGAGTGGGAGAGAAAGATTGAACATGTGTTTGATTGTCACAATTATtctgaagagaaaaaaattaaactagccGTTGTTGAATTCACTGATTATGCTAGTATTTGGTGGGATCAACTTGTTACTAGTAGGAGGAGAAATGGGGAGAGGCAAATCAATACATGGAATGAGATGAAAATTGTCATGAGGAAAAGATTTGTACCTAGTCACTATTATAGAGATTTGTATAGAAAATTGCAAACTTTAACACAAGGGTCCATGAGTGTTGAGGATTATTACAAGGAGATGGAAATAGCCATGATTAAAGCCAATATTGAAGAAGATCGTGAGGCAACTATGGCTAGATTCATTGCAGGATTAAATAAAGAAATAGCTGATGTGGTAGAATTACAATACTATGTGGAGATGGAAGATTTATTGCACAAAGCTATTCAAGTGGAAAGACAATTGAGAGCTAAGAATACTTCTAAGTTTTCTTCTAGTTCTTCATGGAAATCAAATTTGCAAAACAACAAATTCTTCTTAGAGTCAAAAGAAGATGCAAGGGACAAAAACTCATCTGCTCCACTTAAAGGTAAATTGGAAACAAGCTCATCGTCTAGGTCTCGAGATATGAATTGTTACAGGTGTAAAGGAATTGGTCATTATGCTGTTGATTGTCCAAACAAAAGAGCTATGACATTGTTGGATAATGGAGACATAAAGAGTGAGGGCTCTAATGATGATGGAGTGCCTTCCTTAGAGGATTGTAGTGATGTTGATGTTGCTGAACCTGTGAGTGGAGAAGTCCTTGTCACTAGGAGAGCTCTTAATATGCAGCCTAAGATAGGAGGTGATGAAGAGCAGCGTGAGCATATTTTCCATACGAGATGCCACATAAATGACAAGGTATGTAGTTTAATCATTGACGGTGGAAGTTGTACTAATGTAGCAAGCACTTTATTGGTTGAGAAATTGAGTTTGCCCACTTTGAAACATTCTAATCCATATAGACTTCGGTGGTTGAATGATTGTGGAGACATAAATGTGACTAAGCAAGTGATGATTTCTTTTTCCATTGGTAAATACAAGGATGAAGTTCTTTGTGATGTAGCACCAATGCATGCTGGACATTTACTTCTTGGGCGTCCGTGGCAATTTGATAGAAAAGTTAAGCATGATGGATACAAAAATAGATATACCCTTGTTTTGAACAATCACAACATTGTTTTAACACCACTTCAACCTGCTGAGGCCTATGCTGATCAAATCAGAATTTCAAGAGAGTGTTCGGATTTGAGGACAAATCCTCTTGAAGAGGGAGAGAATGATACGATTatga GAACTGgggaatataatctaatttga
- the LOC123918508 gene encoding transcription factor MYB59-like, whose protein sequence is MTPQEERLVMEYHSKWGNRWSRIARKLPGRTDNEIKNYWRTHMRKVRAQEKKHATPSTISSPDQSSSCQSSLFSNNNHAVDSHASYQEVGEENYQVQEIVEGYSMDDIWKDIAMSEDDINIFQPVNDGHSEENCNFSGPIMPSTSSWDYSNLDPLWVMDEEESKMLFPPIGDQYFSFYDQQGNTFLTG, encoded by the exons ATGACACCTCAAGAAGAAAGACTTGTTATGGAGTATCATTCTAAATGGGGAAATAG ATGGTCAAGAATTGCGAGAAAATTACCGGGAAGAACAGATAACGAGATTAAGAATTATTGGAGAACACACATGAGGAAGGTGAGAGCACAAGAGAAAAAACATGCAACACCTTCAACAATTTCATCACCTGATCAATCTTCAAGTTGTCAATCATCACTTTTCTCAAACAATAATCATGCTGTGGATTCACATGCTTCTTACCAAGAGGTTGGTGAAGAAAATTACCAAGTCCAAGAAATTGTTGAGGGGTACTCAATGGATGATATTTGGAAAGATATTGCTATGTCAGAAGATGacattaatatttttcaacCTGTTAATGATGGACATAGTGAAGAAAATTGCAACTTTTCTGGTCCTATAATGCCTTCTACATCATCATGGGATTATTCTAATTTGGATCCATTGTGGGTGATGGATGAAGAAGAAAGCAAGATGTTATTCCCTCCTATTGGTGACCAGTATTTTTCCTTCTATGATCAACAAGGGAATACATTTCTAACTGGATAA
- the LOC123918510 gene encoding thioredoxin H2-like, translating into MGGWFSSQPLTESENSRVKIIHSLARWQLDFNEFKESQTLVVIDFSATWCGPCRFMEPILDAMSNEYTDVEFIKIDVDELSDVAKDLNVQAMPTFVLLKKGKEVDRVIGAKKDELQNKIREHRA; encoded by the exons atgggagGATGGTTCTCTTCCCAACCACTTACTGAATCTGAAAATTCTCGTGTTAAGATAATCCACTCATTAGCAAGATGGCAACTCGATTTCAATGAATTCAAAGAATCTCAAACCCTT GTTGTGATTGATTTCAGTGCTACGTGGTGTGGACCTTGTAGATTTATGGAACCTATTTTGGACGCCATGTCTAATGAGTACACTGATGTTGAATTCATCAAGATTGATGTTGACGAATTAtct GATGTGGCGAAGGATTTGAATGTGCAGGCTATGCCGACGTTTGTGCTTTTGAAGAAAGGGAAAGAGGTTGATAGGGTTATTGGAGCTAAGAAAGATGAACTTCAAAACAAGATTAGAGAGCATAGAGCTTAA